One window of the Choristoneura fumiferana chromosome 18, NRCan_CFum_1, whole genome shotgun sequence genome contains the following:
- the LOC141437944 gene encoding uncharacterized protein — protein sequence MGAPAWGSRGSDRPRLLRMTPLRHSFAAPASPPAQPPRSHDYASDADTNKKEESWNANLSQRWRKLRRRCSRLRPGSGNREASPVRCSPSPPRPPPHCSPAPPSKLSFRHRGKVYTTASLRVTNGAPDILRALGKLGGGLRRRALSAHDVLAPQQQQPPTFYVPSPTAVRQSGSPSPTRQTTLRRRCSSPNVYRAKASPAPRDRAPLICQDDENRDTVDFSYIPERRKNSSETKTRRPYSENVEFDAPVYRNGYSRLTPEPTQRLWEEPYRLPRVQARQEPMQQLRNGVAELRVSATPRGARPPPGPPAAQPISKRPPPPEPRDGVHSFEVRFTKSAGGKGLGFSIVGGRDSPRGNMGIFVKTIFNNGQAAESGLLREGDEIVSVNGRGTAGLTHGEAIRLFKDVRAGPVLLRVARRAPAPPR from the exons ATGGGCGCGCCGGCGTGGGGCTCCCGCGGCAGCGACCGGCCGCGCCTCCTGCGCATGACGCCGCTGCGGCACAGCTTCGCCGCGCCCGCCTCGCCGCCCGCGCAGCCGCCGCGCTCCCACGACTACGCCTCCGACGCCGACACTAACAAGAAAG AAGAAAGTTGGAATGCGAACCTGTCACAAAGGTGGAGAAAGTTGCGCCGGCGTTGCTCGCGGCTACGGCCTGGATCTGGCAACCGCGAGGCGAGCCCGGTGCGGTGCTCGCCGtccccgccgcgcccgccgccacaCTGCTCACCGGCGCCGCCGTCCAAGCTCTCCTTCAGGCACCGAGGGAAAGTGTACACCACGGCATCTCTACGTGTCACTAATGGAGCGCCTGACATCCTCCGCGCCCTGGGCAAGCTCGGCGGCGGATTGCGACGCCGCGCACTCTCCGCGCATGACGTCCTCGCGCCACAACAGCAACAACCCCCAACATTCTACGTTCCTAGCCCAACGGCAGTCAGACAATCGGGCTCGCCGTCACCCACGCGACAAACTACCTTGCGCCGACGCTGTAGCTCGCCAAACGTGTATCGCGCTAAAGCTTCTCCCGCTCCACGTGATCGTGCGCCCCTGATCTGTCAAGACGATGAAAATAGGGACACTGTAGATTTTTCTTATATACCGGAACGAAGAAAGAACAGTAGTGAAACGAAAACTCGAAGACCTTATAGTGAAAATGTGGAATTTGATGCTCCTGTTTATAGAAATGGGTACAGTCGTTTAACACCCGAGCCAACTCAAAGATTGTGGGAAGAGCCTTACCGGCTGCCTCGAGTGCAAGCTCGGCAGGAACCAATGCAACAGCTGCGAAATGGTGTTGCTGAGCTACGGGTGAGCGCCACTCCGCGGGGTGCGCGGCCGCCGCCCGGGCCGCCCGCTGCTCAACCAATCAGCAAGCGACCGCCACCACCTGAACCTCGTGATGGAGTACATTCCTTTGAG GTTCGATTTACTAAGTCAGCTGGAGGGAAAGGCCTCGGTTTCAGCATCGTGGGTGGGCGGGATTCACCGCGTGGCAATATGGGCATATTCGTCAAGACCATCTTCAACAATGGACAGGCCGCGGAATCTGGTTTACTGCGAGAAG GTGACGAGATAGTCTCAGTGAACGGACGTGGGACGGCCGGCCTAACACACGGCGAAGCCATCCGGTTATTTAAGGACGTACGTGCCGGGCCGGTACTGCTGCGGGTCGCGCGCCGTGCGCCCGCGCCTCCGCGCTGA